The genome window TTTCTAAACCTAAAGATCCAGTGAAAGCACGACGACCAACAGCTACTAAAGCGTAATCTCCGTTAATTTCGATTTCTTCTCCTTTTTTAGAAGTTGCTTTTAATGTAACATCATTTCCGTTATTTACAACAGAAGTTACACCAGTTGAAGTGTGGAATTTCATTCCTTGTTTTTTCAATACTTTTGTCAACTCTTTAGACAAAGCACCATCCATTCCTGGAATAACACGGTCTGCATATTCTACAACAGTTACTTGAGAACCCAAACGTAAGTAAACAGATCCTAACTCTAATCCGATAACACCACCACCGATAACGATTAAGTGTTTTGGAACTTCAGATAAAGCTAATGCTTCTGTAGAAGTGATGATACGAGTTTTATCTGTTGGTGCAAATGGTAATTCAGATGAAACTGATCCAGTTGCAATAATTGTATTTTTAGCTTCAATCTCTTGAGTAGAGCCATCTTTAGCTGTTACAACGATATGAGTTGCATCTTTAAAAGCACCAGTACCTTCTAAAACATCAATATTATTTTTACTCATCAAGTATTTGATACCAGCTACGTTAGTATCTACAACACCTGCTTTTCGAGCAATCATTTGAGTGAAGTTTACTTTTGGAGCATCGATTTCGATTCCGTGCTCTTTAAAGTGATTTACAGCATCGTAATAGTGGTGAGAAGAATCTAATAAAGCTTTTGATGGAATACATCCTACATTAAGACATGTACCTCCTAAACTTTCTTTCTCGATAATTGCTGTTTTAAATCCTAATTGCGCTGCGCGAATAGCTGCAACATATCCTCCAGGTCCAGCACCAATTACGGCTACATCATAAGAACTCATATAGTTTTATTTTGATTTATTATTATAATTAATTTAAACTCTACAAATATAACCAATATCGAATAGATTTTCGTTATAAAATTGTAATGAATTTTGTTAGGAAATTGGGAAAAGTATTGATACAATTATTATAGTTTTCAGTTCTTAATTTTTTTAAAAAAACTTATAAATTTTTCTATTCAATTAAAATCTCAATTTTCCCCTTGATGTTTCTATCAAAGAGATTTTTTTATAAAACAAAAACCTCAGACAAAATCTGAGGTTTATTAAACTTATTCTATTTGTTGAAACTCTTCCCAAAGTTCGTTTACTCTTTCTTGGTTAGGAATACCATCGCTACCAACTAACTTACATTTTGAATCGATATAATCTAAGAAATCATCATCTAATGAAGGTAATCTCAGACTCATACTACTATTTCTCATAGTAACTCCCGAAACATTTATTCCTTCTCTTATATAAATATTATCATTTTTAAAAAGCTTAATAAGACTATTATATGGATTAGAATAATCTTTAATTTTTATAAACTTTTCTTTTTGTTTGAAAAATTCCCAGTATATATATAAATAAACCAGTAATTTATTACCCTTCCACCTATTAGATTTTCATCAATTTTAAATTTATCTTTAAAATTGTTAAAAAAAACTTCAAAAGAAGTTAGCTCTTTTAAGAAATCCTCATTAACATCTTTAATAAGATTATTTTCTTGTAAATTTAGAGATGTCCCAAATGGTCTGTAATCAGTACCTAATAATTCTTTCCATTCTTTTAGGTGTGAAATATAATCTTTAAATAATAAAATACTAGAAACCTTATTTTCATTATTCAAATTAAATATATTCGAAGATTTTTTATATAAATCTTCAAAAATTAAATCTACATTTTTCATAATGCTAAGACATTTTAGTACCATTAAGTGGTGGCGTAAGTAAAAAATCTCTCCAACCAATCACGATTTCTTTGAAGTCTTGTGTTGGTATTGATATAGAATAAGTTTCTTCAGACCAAGCCCCAACAAATCGTACTTCATTTTGATAAATTAGGATAAGTACCGTTGTACTTCCTGACTCAATTTCACTATTTTGATTCGTAAGTGCTTCATCTATATCTGCTAATAATCCATGTTCATTACTATCAATATCTTCCGCTTTCCATTCATATAAAAGATTTGTTAATTGATCTATATTTGTCTCTGGAAATTTATCTATTTCTCCGTCTTCATCAACTCTATTTTGAAAATTGAGTTTATACTTTTCTATTAATTCTCTAATCATACTCCATATTTTTTAAATTAATTTATATTGTAAACTTAACTTTCAAAAAATTCTTTCCACGAAAGCAATATTTCTTTCCATTCTACTTTTGAAATAGATTCAACCAAAAAAGTTTCGTAAATCCCTCCAATTCTTTCATAAAACTATAGTTAACAATCAAATATACCAAAAAATAACAATCAATACCCATTATTGTAATAACTACAATTCTATAAATTATCTCCCACTTTCGCTCGTGTTTTCTTCCACCGTTCTTCGACGAGAATGCCGTTTTTCCGAAGATTCGTCGAACAATGGTCGAACGATGGTCGAACAAGCTAAAAATCGACCAAAAAGACGAATCTTATCTACCTATGATAAATAGAGGTTTAGCGAGGTTTTTATTTTACTACAATACTATTATTGAATAAAAAACAACCGGACAAAAGTGGACAAATGTGGACAGAAGCGGACAAATGCGGACACAAAATGGCGTTTTTGTAAATGATGTTGTTTCTATTGCTAACTTTATGAATATAACCAAAAAACCCTTCACTTTTCAGTGAAGGGTTTTTCATATATTCTAAATTCGTAAATCTAATTTCTAACTTATGTTTACCAGTTCATCAACACAGAACCCCATGTAAATCCAGCTCCAAAAGCAGTCATCATTACTAAGTCTCCTTTTTTGATTTTACCTTCTTGCTTTGCCTCACTCAATGCAATCGGAATAGAGGCTGCTGTTGTATTTCCATAACGCATAATGTTGTTGTAGACTTTCTCATCAGGTAATCCCAATTGTTTTTGTACAAATTGAGAAATACGCAAATTCGCTTGATGTGGAATAAATAAATCTAAATCTTCTGGCTTTTTATTTGCAGCCGATAAAGCTTCGATAATTGATTCAGGAAAACGAGTTACCGCATGTTTGAAAACATAGTTTCCATTCATATATGGATAAATTTCTTTTTTAGTTAAAGTGTTTCCTTCTTTCAATAATTCATCCGACCAACCTGTTTTTGTTCCTGGGAAAGTAACTGCTAATTCTTCAGCAAATTCTCCTTCAGAATGTAAATTCGTCGATAAAATTCCACGTCCTTCTTCTTCCGATGCCGAAACAATTACCGCTCCTGCTCCATCTCCAAAAATTACTGAAACACCACGACCTTCATCCGACATATCCAATCCGAATGAATGAACTTCTGCTCCAATCACCAAAATATTTTTGTAAACACCAGCCTTGATAAAAGCATCAGCAGTTGATAACGCATACACAAAACCAGAACATTGATTACGAATATCCATTGCCCCAATCGTACGACAACCTAACTCTTTTTGTACCAACACACCATTTCCAGGGAAATAGTAATCGGGAGATAAAGTAGCAAATAAGATAAAATCGATATCTTGAGCAGTGATTCCTGCATCTTCTAACGCATTTTTAGCCGCAATAACACCCAAATCTGTAGACGAAATCTTAGA of Empedobacter falsenii contains these proteins:
- a CDS encoding beta-ketoacyl-ACP synthase III yields the protein MIHSIITGVGHYVPERVVTNFDLAEVMDTNDEWIQERTGIVERRHIEPGSKISSTDLGVIAAKNALEDAGITAQDIDFILFATLSPDYYFPGNGVLVQKELGCRTIGAMDIRNQCSGFVYALSTADAFIKAGVYKNILVIGAEVHSFGLDMSDEGRGVSVIFGDGAGAVIVSASEEEGRGILSTNLHSEGEFAEELAVTFPGTKTGWSDELLKEGNTLTKKEIYPYMNGNYVFKHAVTRFPESIIEALSAANKKPEDLDLFIPHQANLRISQFVQKQLGLPDEKVYNNIMRYGNTTAASIPIALSEAKQEGKIKKGDLVMMTAFGAGFTWGSVLMNW
- the lpdA gene encoding dihydrolipoyl dehydrogenase: MSSYDVAVIGAGPGGYVAAIRAAQLGFKTAIIEKESLGGTCLNVGCIPSKALLDSSHHYYDAVNHFKEHGIEIDAPKVNFTQMIARKAGVVDTNVAGIKYLMSKNNIDVLEGTGAFKDATHIVVTAKDGSTQEIEAKNTIIATGSVSSELPFAPTDKTRIITSTEALALSEVPKHLIVIGGGVIGLELGSVYLRLGSQVTVVEYADRVIPGMDGALSKELTKVLKKQGMKFHTSTGVTSVVNNGNDVTLKATSKKGEEIEINGDYALVAVGRRAFTGSLGLENVGVEVDERGRIKTNDHLQTNVSNIYAIGDVVAGAMLAHKAEEEGVLVAEQLAGQKPHINYNLIPGVVYTWPEVAGVGKTEEQLKEEGVEYKVGSFPFKALGRARASMDTDGFAKILADKNTDEILGMHIIGARAADLIAEGVVAMEFRASAEDLTRMSHAHPTFSEAIKEAALAATDNRPIHA